In a genomic window of Bradyrhizobium ontarionense:
- a CDS encoding LysR family transcriptional regulator, whose translation MDRLLQLEVFAKTAEMGSLSKAADALRMSNAAASRHLSALEERLAVRLIERNTRRLWLTEAGQQFLQRCSALLNELAEAEDAVSDRALSPQGMLRVTSSLSFATIYLAPMLPAFRAMYPKLNVQIIAANRYPDFIEAGIDVAIRTREHEPDSGIVVRRIGQMRRVLAAAPSYLASRGRPNLPAELVRHDMLIYNLANDPYSLSLRSGNAVQTIRIAPTLDSNDGQVIRGAALAGLGILIQPLYIVQGDILAGKLVPILLDWELPLLTMNIAYQNRVRLPAKIRVFADFLVEHIRAHSAPGIWIEATK comes from the coding sequence ATGGACCGGTTGCTCCAACTCGAGGTGTTCGCCAAGACGGCCGAGATGGGCAGCCTGTCGAAGGCGGCGGACGCCTTGCGGATGTCGAACGCGGCCGCGAGCCGGCACCTCAGCGCGCTGGAGGAGAGGCTGGCCGTTCGCCTGATCGAGCGTAACACGCGCCGGCTCTGGCTGACCGAAGCCGGGCAGCAGTTCCTCCAGCGCTGCAGCGCGCTGCTCAACGAGCTGGCCGAAGCCGAGGACGCGGTGAGCGACCGCGCGCTGTCGCCGCAGGGGATGCTGCGCGTCACCAGCTCGCTCTCGTTTGCGACCATCTATCTCGCGCCGATGCTGCCGGCGTTCCGCGCGATGTATCCAAAACTGAACGTGCAGATCATCGCCGCCAATCGCTACCCTGATTTCATCGAGGCGGGGATCGACGTGGCGATTCGCACCCGTGAGCACGAACCCGACTCCGGCATCGTCGTCCGCCGCATCGGCCAGATGCGGCGCGTGCTGGCTGCCGCACCGTCCTATCTGGCCAGCCGCGGGCGCCCCAATCTGCCCGCCGAGCTGGTACGGCACGACATGCTGATCTACAATCTCGCCAACGATCCCTATTCCCTGTCGTTGCGCAGCGGCAACGCGGTCCAGACGATTCGGATCGCACCGACCCTCGACAGCAACGACGGCCAGGTGATCCGCGGCGCTGCGCTCGCAGGCCTGGGGATACTGATCCAGCCGCTCTACATCGTGCAGGGCGATATTCTTGCCGGCAAGCTGGTGCCGATCCTGCTGGATTGGGAGTTGCCGCTTCTGACGATGAACATCGCCTATCAGAACCGCGTCAGGCTGCCGGCCAAGATCAGGGTGTTCGCGGACTTTCTGGTCGAGCATATCCGCGCCCATTCCGCCCCGGGGATCTGGATCGAGGCGACGAAGTAG
- a CDS encoding Dabb family protein produces MSGPIRHIVMWRLRAETPAERTAARLKVKTLFEGLRGRIDGLTRIEVGLDVSNVDYACDVVLFSEFASSAALTAYASHPEHLRVREELGDIRIGRFQVDYPINPETGT; encoded by the coding sequence ATGTCGGGTCCGATCAGGCACATCGTGATGTGGCGGCTGCGGGCCGAGACGCCTGCAGAGCGCACCGCGGCCCGCCTCAAGGTCAAGACCCTGTTCGAGGGCTTGAGAGGCCGGATCGACGGCCTGACACGCATCGAGGTCGGCCTGGATGTCAGCAACGTCGACTATGCCTGCGATGTCGTCCTGTTCTCCGAATTCGCAAGCAGTGCCGCGCTGACCGCCTATGCGTCCCATCCCGAGCACCTTCGCGTGCGCGAGGAGCTTGGCGACATCAGGATCGGCCGCTTCCAGGTCGACTATCCCATCAACCCGGAGACCGGCACATGA
- a CDS encoding NAD(P)-dependent oxidoreductase: MSPPDKRIAFIGIGKIGLPIAVRLAKAGYAVTAFDRNAARLDEAHAQGIAASSSAVEAARDHAVVISSLPDDNALRAAMLGSNGLIEGMAPNAILIETSTVGVDASSAVATAASARDVAYLRTPISGNASIAHTGELTCFVSGPRDAYERITPLLASFTRAQTYLGAAEEARYAKLAVNLMIATTAAMMAESLALARKGGIAWADILKVLHDSAIASPMVKYKTAPLLARDFAPTFSCAQMAKDLDLILGAGHAVGVPLQLAAQVRETYGALVAQGDADTDFLATVRHLERLSGLGEPSF, translated from the coding sequence ATGTCACCTCCTGATAAACGCATCGCCTTCATCGGGATCGGCAAGATAGGCCTGCCGATCGCGGTGCGGCTCGCCAAGGCCGGCTATGCCGTCACGGCGTTCGACCGGAACGCCGCCCGGCTCGACGAGGCGCACGCCCAGGGCATCGCCGCCTCGTCGTCCGCCGTCGAAGCGGCACGCGACCACGCCGTGGTCATCTCGTCTTTGCCGGACGACAATGCGCTGCGCGCGGCCATGCTGGGCAGCAACGGACTGATCGAGGGCATGGCGCCGAACGCGATCCTGATCGAGACGAGCACCGTAGGCGTCGACGCGTCGAGCGCGGTCGCGACCGCGGCGAGCGCACGCGACGTCGCCTATCTGCGCACACCCATCTCCGGCAATGCCAGCATCGCCCATACCGGCGAGCTGACCTGCTTCGTGTCGGGCCCCCGTGACGCCTACGAGCGTATCACGCCGCTGCTGGCGAGTTTCACGCGCGCGCAGACTTATCTCGGCGCGGCGGAAGAAGCCCGCTACGCCAAGCTCGCCGTCAACCTGATGATTGCGACGACCGCGGCGATGATGGCCGAAAGCCTCGCGCTGGCGCGCAAGGGCGGCATCGCCTGGGCGGACATTCTGAAGGTGCTGCATGACAGCGCGATCGCCTCGCCGATGGTGAAGTACAAGACGGCGCCGCTCCTGGCGCGCGACTTTGCCCCGACCTTCTCCTGCGCGCAGATGGCCAAGGATCTCGATCTCATTCTCGGCGCCGGTCACGCCGTCGGCGTGCCGTTGCAGCTCGCGGCGCAGGTCCGCGAGACCTATGGCGCGCTGGTCGCGCAGGGCGACGCCGACACCGACTTCCTCGCCACCGTCCGGCACCTCGAGCGGCTGTCCGGTCTCGGCGAACCGTCATTCTGA
- a CDS encoding maleylacetate reductase, producing the protein MMGSFTFETLPCRVVFGSGTLSAARAEIERLGGKRALVLTTPQQEAEGAKLGAALGPLYAGLFPGATMHTPVEVTERARAAMTACDADCVVALGGGSTTGLGKALALRTGVNQLCIPTTYAGSEMTPILGQTENGLKTTLRDIAVLPETVIYDVDLTLTLPVGLTVSSGINAIAHAAEALYARDGNPVTSLMAEEGIRALAHALPAIAATPDDREARTEALYGAWLCGVCLGTVGMALHHKLCHTLGGTFDLPHAETHTIVLPHALNYNRDAAPAAMARIARAVGADDAAQGLYDLAGRLNAKLALRDIGMPESGIDKAADLAVTNAYWNPRPLARDAIRDLIARAWAGERPMPA; encoded by the coding sequence ATGATGGGCTCGTTCACTTTCGAGACCTTGCCCTGCCGTGTGGTGTTCGGCAGCGGCACGCTGAGCGCGGCACGAGCCGAGATCGAACGGCTCGGCGGCAAGCGCGCGCTGGTGCTGACCACGCCACAGCAGGAGGCGGAGGGCGCCAAGCTCGGTGCCGCGCTGGGGCCACTCTATGCAGGCCTGTTCCCTGGCGCGACCATGCACACGCCGGTCGAGGTCACCGAGCGGGCGCGCGCCGCGATGACGGCATGCGACGCCGATTGCGTGGTCGCGCTGGGGGGCGGATCGACCACCGGCCTGGGCAAGGCATTGGCGTTGCGAACTGGCGTCAATCAACTTTGCATTCCGACAACCTATGCCGGCTCCGAGATGACGCCGATCCTCGGCCAGACCGAGAACGGGCTGAAGACCACTTTGCGCGACATCGCCGTCCTGCCGGAGACGGTGATCTACGACGTCGATCTGACCCTGACCCTGCCGGTCGGACTGACGGTTTCCTCCGGCATCAACGCGATCGCGCATGCCGCGGAGGCGCTGTATGCACGCGACGGCAATCCGGTGACATCGTTGATGGCGGAAGAAGGCATCCGCGCGCTGGCGCACGCCCTGCCCGCCATCGCCGCCACGCCCGATGACCGGGAGGCGCGGACCGAGGCGCTGTATGGGGCCTGGCTGTGCGGGGTGTGCCTCGGCACTGTCGGCATGGCGCTGCACCACAAGCTCTGCCATACGCTGGGCGGCACGTTCGATCTGCCACATGCCGAAACGCATACCATCGTGCTGCCGCATGCGCTCAACTACAACCGCGACGCGGCCCCCGCGGCGATGGCGCGCATCGCCCGCGCCGTCGGCGCAGATGACGCGGCACAGGGTCTTTATGATCTCGCCGGGCGGCTCAATGCCAAGCTCGCGCTGCGCGACATCGGCATGCCCGAGAGCGGCATCGACAAGGCGGCCGACCTTGCTGTGACCAACGCCTATTGGAATCCGCGGCCGCTGGCGCGCGACGCCATCCGCGACCTGATCGCGCGGGCCTGGGCCGGCGAACGCCCCATGCCGGCGTAA
- a CDS encoding intradiol ring-cleavage dioxygenase, translated as MRNFDETTITNAVIERLAGTSDPRIKQVSEALVRHLHAFVREVRPSQKEWEYGIDFLTRTGHMCDDKRQEFILLSDTLGVSMLVDAINHPVPDGATETTVLGPFFVQAAPEKPNGEDISGPMKGDPMLVTGSVASADGRPLAGAVVDVWHSDDDGYYDVQRLEQIGDLAMRARFRTDADGRFHFWSIKPAAYPIPNDGPVGEMLAAQGRHPWRPAHVHFMISAPGFERLVTHVFVAGDQYLDSDVVFGVKDSLIRAFARCPPGRAPDGRMVTDGYFYLNYDFGLKQLAHGADQA; from the coding sequence TTGCGGAACTTCGACGAGACCACGATCACGAACGCGGTGATCGAGCGCCTGGCGGGCACGAGCGATCCGCGGATCAAACAGGTGAGCGAGGCGCTGGTGCGCCATCTCCATGCCTTCGTGCGTGAAGTGCGTCCTAGCCAGAAGGAATGGGAGTACGGCATCGACTTCCTCACGCGCACGGGCCACATGTGCGACGACAAGCGCCAGGAATTCATCCTGCTGTCGGACACGCTCGGCGTCTCCATGCTGGTCGATGCCATCAATCATCCCGTGCCGGACGGCGCCACCGAGACCACCGTGCTCGGCCCCTTCTTCGTCCAGGCCGCGCCGGAAAAGCCGAATGGCGAAGACATCTCGGGGCCGATGAAAGGCGATCCGATGCTGGTGACCGGCTCGGTCGCGAGCGCGGACGGACGTCCGCTTGCGGGCGCCGTCGTGGACGTCTGGCACTCCGATGACGACGGCTACTATGACGTGCAGCGGCTCGAGCAGATCGGCGATCTCGCCATGCGCGCGCGATTCCGGACCGACGCCGACGGCCGCTTCCATTTCTGGTCGATCAAGCCCGCCGCCTATCCGATCCCGAATGACGGACCGGTCGGCGAGATGCTGGCGGCGCAGGGACGGCACCCGTGGCGGCCGGCGCATGTGCATTTCATGATCTCGGCGCCGGGCTTCGAGCGGCTCGTGACGCATGTCTTCGTCGCCGGAGACCAATATCTCGACTCCGATGTCGTGTTCGGCGTCAAGGACAGCCTGATCCGCGCCTTCGCGCGCTGCCCGCCGGGCCGTGCGCCAGATGGCCGCATGGTGACGGACGGATATTTTTATCTCAATTATGACTTCGGCCTAAAACAGCTTGCGCACGGCGCGGATCAGGCTTGA
- a CDS encoding ABC transporter permease, which translates to MSDTAVVSPIRSLQRIPGVAIVLVLLIALFGAVAPGFLSAANLSNVLVQSTILTMLALPMTLIIMTEGLDLSMGAVLTLTSLCVAIVSLATKSMLLGFGAAVLVGAAFGTVNGWLVAIVGIPPFVATLATLGMAQGLSLIVSDGQSVVGIPHSVRDIYSANLLGIPVPVIMGLATYGVFHGLLYHTRFGTYIFALGGNREALRYAGLSPTRLLIAVYAIGGTMAGIAGLLMTARMNSGHPTAGLGLEFDAIAAVAVGGTSFERGNGWLLGTVLGVIAVGVLRNGLNLVSLPSSVQVASVGALVIVAMFLDGLRSRS; encoded by the coding sequence ATGAGTGACACTGCCGTCGTTTCGCCGATCCGTTCGCTGCAGCGTATCCCCGGGGTGGCGATCGTGCTGGTGCTGCTGATCGCGCTGTTCGGCGCGGTCGCGCCGGGCTTTCTCTCGGCCGCGAACCTCTCCAACGTGCTGGTGCAGTCGACGATCCTGACCATGCTCGCGCTGCCGATGACGCTGATCATCATGACCGAGGGGCTCGACCTCTCGATGGGTGCGGTGCTGACGCTGACCTCGCTGTGCGTCGCCATCGTCTCGCTCGCGACCAAATCAATGCTGCTGGGGTTTGGCGCCGCCGTCCTGGTCGGCGCGGCGTTCGGCACCGTCAATGGCTGGCTGGTCGCGATCGTCGGGATTCCGCCGTTCGTGGCCACCCTCGCCACCCTCGGCATGGCGCAGGGCCTGTCCTTGATCGTGAGCGACGGCCAGAGCGTGGTCGGCATTCCCCACAGCGTGCGCGACATCTACTCGGCCAATCTGCTCGGCATCCCCGTGCCCGTCATCATGGGGCTTGCAACCTACGGCGTGTTTCACGGCCTGCTCTACCACACGCGGTTCGGCACCTACATCTTCGCGCTCGGCGGCAATCGCGAGGCGCTCAGATATGCCGGCCTGTCGCCCACCCGGCTGCTCATCGCGGTCTACGCGATCGGCGGCACGATGGCCGGCATCGCCGGCCTGCTGATGACGGCCCGGATGAATTCGGGGCACCCCACTGCAGGGCTCGGGCTTGAGTTCGACGCCATCGCGGCGGTGGCGGTCGGTGGCACCTCGTTCGAGCGCGGCAATGGCTGGCTGCTCGGCACCGTGCTCGGCGTCATCGCGGTGGGCGTGCTGCGCAACGGGCTCAATCTGGTGTCGTTGCCCTCCTCCGTGCAGGTCGCGAGCGTCGGTGCGCTCGTCATCGTCGCGATGTTCCTCGACGGCCTGCGGAGCCGGTCATGA
- a CDS encoding ABC transporter permease: protein MTDITKESVLPPRSLLSQSTAQVFYRLLAALLICAALAVLSDSFLSLGNILNVLRQASLTFFIASGLTLVVLTAGLDLSVGANVALSACLAGTVIHQTGSPTLGIVTGLLAGGTVGFLNGFMVTALRIPSFIATYGMLWVLNGVTYWYMAGETIHGFPAGFRQIGSGYFLGLPIPVYLLLVFLAIGTLFAQRTTWGQEIYAIGANPVAARLSGIPVARRLLLVYTVSGTMAGLASIIFLSRLNSAEADIGESLTLPAIAAVLIGGTSLFGGVGTVFGTFIGALILTLVLNGMNLLSISANWQPLVTGIIVIIAVWLDMKTRRPTQ, encoded by the coding sequence ATGACCGACATCACCAAAGAGAGCGTGTTGCCGCCGCGGTCGTTGCTGTCGCAGAGCACGGCACAAGTGTTCTACCGGCTGCTCGCTGCGCTCTTGATCTGCGCCGCACTGGCCGTGCTGAGCGACTCCTTCCTCAGCCTCGGCAACATCCTCAACGTGCTCCGGCAGGCGAGCCTGACCTTCTTCATCGCCTCTGGCCTGACTCTGGTCGTGCTGACCGCAGGCCTCGATCTGTCGGTCGGCGCCAACGTCGCGCTGTCGGCCTGCCTTGCCGGCACCGTGATCCATCAGACCGGCTCGCCCACGCTCGGAATCGTCACCGGGCTGCTCGCGGGAGGCACCGTCGGATTTCTGAACGGGTTCATGGTCACGGCGCTCCGTATCCCGTCCTTCATCGCCACCTACGGCATGCTGTGGGTGCTGAACGGCGTCACCTACTGGTACATGGCTGGAGAGACCATCCACGGCTTCCCGGCCGGCTTCCGCCAGATCGGCAGCGGCTATTTCCTGGGGCTGCCGATCCCGGTCTATCTGCTGCTGGTGTTTCTCGCGATCGGCACGCTGTTCGCGCAACGCACCACATGGGGCCAGGAGATCTACGCCATCGGCGCCAATCCGGTCGCAGCGCGACTCTCGGGCATTCCGGTCGCGCGCCGGCTATTGCTCGTGTACACCGTCTCCGGCACCATGGCCGGGCTCGCATCCATCATCTTCTTGTCACGGCTCAATTCCGCCGAGGCCGACATCGGCGAGAGCCTGACGCTGCCTGCCATTGCCGCCGTCCTGATCGGCGGCACCTCGCTGTTCGGCGGCGTCGGCACCGTCTTCGGCACCTTCATCGGCGCCTTGATTCTCACGCTCGTGCTGAACGGCATGAACCTGCTCTCGATCAGCGCGAACTGGCAGCCGCTCGTCACCGGCATCATCGTGATCATCGCCGTCTGGCTCGACATGAAGACGCGGCGCCCGACGCAATGA
- a CDS encoding FAD-linked oxidase C-terminal domain-containing protein gives MDVRVGTGALAERLSNLVGPRASIARGVLDQHGQSESYYPTLPPDIVVFPETTQEVVQIVQLCAEAGMPIVPFGAGTSLEGNAACVAGGVCLDFARMNRVLSVHDADMDVVVQPGITRKQLNAELRGTGLFFPIDPGADASIGGMTSTRASGTMAVRYGTMKDNVLALEVVLADGRVIRTARRARKSAAGYDLTRLFVGSEGTLGVITEITLKLHPLPQAISAATCSFPTLHDAVDTAIALIQSAVPAARIELVDDVMMRGINAYAKLGYREAPTLFLEFHGSEAAVAEQAQTAEAIAIEHGGRGFAWAKAAEDRSRLWHARDNTLYAGLGLRPGARAVITDVCVPISRLAECLTETRRDADAHGFIAPIVGHVGDGNFHMLILIDPTDEHELAGAQALQARMVARALAMDGTCTGEHGIGLGKIDYLEHELGEAVGVMRSIKAALDPHGLMNPGKIFAGGARP, from the coding sequence ATGGACGTGCGGGTCGGCACCGGCGCATTGGCCGAGCGGCTTTCGAACCTGGTCGGACCACGCGCGAGCATCGCGCGCGGCGTGCTGGATCAGCATGGCCAGAGCGAATCCTACTACCCCACGCTGCCGCCCGACATCGTCGTATTTCCCGAGACGACGCAGGAGGTCGTCCAGATCGTCCAGCTTTGCGCCGAGGCCGGCATGCCGATCGTCCCGTTCGGCGCCGGCACATCGCTCGAAGGCAATGCCGCTTGCGTCGCCGGAGGCGTCTGTCTCGACTTCGCCCGCATGAACAGGGTGCTGTCGGTGCACGATGCCGACATGGACGTCGTGGTGCAGCCCGGCATCACGCGCAAGCAGCTCAATGCAGAGCTGCGCGGGACCGGCCTGTTCTTTCCGATCGATCCCGGGGCCGACGCCTCGATCGGCGGCATGACCTCGACCCGCGCCTCGGGCACCATGGCCGTACGCTACGGCACCATGAAGGACAACGTGCTCGCCTTGGAGGTGGTGCTGGCCGACGGCCGAGTGATCCGCACCGCGAGGCGTGCGCGCAAATCCGCCGCCGGCTACGATCTGACGCGGCTGTTCGTCGGCTCGGAGGGGACGCTCGGCGTGATCACCGAGATCACGCTGAAGCTGCATCCCCTGCCGCAGGCGATCTCGGCCGCAACCTGCAGCTTCCCGACTTTGCACGACGCGGTCGACACCGCGATCGCGCTGATCCAGTCGGCCGTCCCCGCCGCCCGCATCGAGCTCGTCGATGACGTCATGATGCGCGGCATCAACGCCTATGCGAAGCTCGGCTATCGGGAAGCCCCGACCCTGTTCCTGGAATTTCACGGCTCGGAGGCGGCCGTCGCCGAGCAGGCGCAGACGGCCGAGGCGATCGCGATCGAGCATGGCGGCCGTGGTTTCGCCTGGGCGAAGGCGGCCGAGGACCGCAGCCGTCTCTGGCACGCCCGCGACAATACGCTCTACGCCGGCCTCGGCTTGCGGCCCGGCGCCCGCGCCGTCATCACCGATGTCTGCGTGCCGATCTCGCGGCTCGCCGAATGTCTGACCGAGACCCGCCGGGATGCCGATGCGCATGGCTTTATCGCGCCGATCGTCGGCCATGTCGGTGACGGCAATTTCCACATGCTGATCCTGATCGATCCAACTGATGAGCACGAGCTCGCCGGCGCCCAGGCGCTGCAGGCCCGCATGGTGGCGCGCGCGCTCGCGATGGACGGCACGTGCACCGGAGAGCACGGCATCGGGCTCGGCAAGATCGACTATCTCGAGCACGAGCTCGGCGAGGCCGTTGGTGTGATGCGTTCGATCAAGGCCGCGCTCGATCCTCACGGTCTGATGAACCCGGGGAAGATCTTTGCCGGCGGAGCGCGGCCATGA
- a CDS encoding sugar ABC transporter substrate-binding protein: MEHRISRCLALSILIAAVTTQARADGETIAVFTKNQTNPFFQTVRVGADNMAKVLNAKVLHYIPTKPDSIPEQLSQIEDVVVKKPSAIVFTPVDYKAMVPGVEKINDAKIPVVNITDRSAGGKFVSFVGADDYSLGLETGRFLLKTLGGKGNVVIIEGVKGSLTNVDRVRGFNDALKENPGAKLLASQPGNYQRLQALQVMENLMQSNAQIDGVLAANDAMAVGAIEALDGANRKAQVIGINGTKEAIDAIKSGKLLASGDYNGFAQGCLGTMMVVRSLRGQPVISEIVLKPTVITKENYQPFDIPLEQRTCPTFEDASKLGAK; encoded by the coding sequence ATGGAACACCGGATATCGCGCTGCCTCGCTTTGTCAATTCTGATCGCGGCCGTCACGACGCAGGCCCGCGCCGACGGCGAAACCATCGCCGTCTTCACCAAGAACCAGACCAACCCGTTCTTCCAGACGGTGCGGGTCGGCGCCGACAACATGGCGAAGGTGCTGAACGCCAAGGTTCTCCACTACATCCCGACCAAGCCGGACTCGATCCCCGAGCAGCTCAGCCAGATCGAGGACGTCGTGGTGAAGAAGCCGAGCGCCATCGTCTTCACGCCAGTCGACTACAAGGCGATGGTGCCCGGAGTCGAGAAGATCAATGACGCCAAGATTCCCGTCGTCAACATCACCGACCGTTCGGCCGGCGGCAAGTTCGTCTCGTTCGTCGGGGCCGACGACTACAGCCTCGGCCTGGAGACGGGCCGGTTCCTGCTCAAGACGCTCGGCGGCAAGGGCAACGTCGTGATCATTGAAGGCGTCAAGGGCTCGCTGACCAATGTCGATCGCGTGCGCGGGTTCAATGACGCCCTCAAGGAAAATCCCGGAGCAAAGCTCCTGGCCTCGCAGCCCGGGAACTATCAGCGCCTGCAGGCCCTGCAGGTGATGGAAAACCTGATGCAGTCCAATGCGCAGATCGACGGCGTGCTCGCCGCCAACGACGCCATGGCCGTCGGCGCCATCGAGGCGCTGGACGGCGCCAACCGCAAGGCCCAGGTGATCGGGATCAACGGCACCAAGGAAGCCATCGACGCGATCAAATCGGGAAAACTGCTCGCCAGCGGCGACTATAACGGCTTCGCCCAGGGCTGCCTCGGCACCATGATGGTCGTCCGCTCGCTTCGTGGCCAGCCGGTGATCAGCGAGATCGTGCTGAAGCCGACCGTCATCACCAAGGAGAACTATCAGCCGTTCGACATACCGCTGGAACAGCGGACGTGTCCGACCTTCGAAGACGCCAGCAAGCTCGGCGCGAAATAG
- a CDS encoding sugar ABC transporter ATP-binding protein: MSAAPPTAASSPAPLLELRGISKTFPGVKALDDVSFAIYPGEVHMLLGENGAGKSSLMKILCGATSADAGEFYFKGDKVAIASTADAQKLGIAVIFQEFSLVPFLDIAQNIYLGREPKGSFPGTIDRRRILADAKRVLDSIGFDIDPSVIVDTLGVAQQQMVEIAKAISQNARILVMDEPTAALSDREAELLFALIGRLKADGVAIVYISHRMAEVFALGDRITVLRDGRRIDDLRPADVTPDQLVRMMVGRNIDMTYPRHFAEAPGELLLQVKGLSSTTGISDINIEVRRGEIVGLCGLVGSGRTEVARAIFGADPVAEGEIVFDGRPISGEPDIAARRGIALIPESRKSEGLALLRSVGDNLVVSALKKLFPSGLYDPRGAQRTADGLIRQLRIATPTARQTVGLLSGGNQQKVVIGKWLAAGAKLFIFDEPTRGIDVGAKSEIFALIDRLVAEGAAALMISSEQIEICHVCDRAYVMRDGRIAGHLSRSELTEENIVRLGMHDE; the protein is encoded by the coding sequence ATGAGCGCCGCACCGCCCACCGCAGCGTCATCGCCCGCACCGCTGCTGGAGCTGCGCGGCATCAGCAAGACGTTTCCCGGCGTCAAGGCGCTGGATGACGTCTCGTTTGCGATCTACCCGGGCGAAGTCCACATGCTGCTCGGCGAGAACGGCGCCGGCAAGTCCAGCCTGATGAAGATCCTGTGCGGCGCCACCAGCGCCGATGCAGGCGAATTCTACTTCAAGGGCGACAAGGTTGCGATCGCCTCGACGGCCGATGCGCAGAAGCTCGGCATCGCCGTGATCTTCCAGGAATTCTCGCTGGTGCCGTTTCTCGACATCGCGCAGAACATCTATCTCGGCCGCGAGCCGAAAGGCAGCTTCCCCGGCACCATCGACCGCCGCAGGATCCTGGCCGACGCCAAACGCGTGCTCGACAGCATCGGCTTCGACATCGACCCCTCCGTCATCGTCGACACGCTCGGCGTCGCGCAGCAGCAGATGGTCGAGATCGCCAAGGCGATCAGCCAGAATGCGCGGATCCTGGTGATGGATGAGCCGACGGCAGCGCTGTCCGATCGCGAAGCGGAGCTGCTGTTCGCGCTGATTGGCCGGCTGAAGGCGGATGGTGTCGCGATCGTCTACATCTCGCACCGCATGGCCGAAGTGTTCGCGCTCGGCGACCGCATCACCGTGCTGCGTGACGGCCGCCGCATCGACGATCTCCGCCCCGCCGACGTCACCCCCGACCAGCTGGTGCGCATGATGGTCGGCCGCAATATCGACATGACCTATCCGCGCCATTTCGCGGAAGCGCCGGGCGAACTGCTGCTGCAGGTCAAGGGACTGAGTTCGACGACCGGCATCTCCGACATCAACATCGAGGTGCGACGGGGCGAGATCGTCGGCCTATGCGGTCTCGTCGGATCCGGCCGCACCGAGGTGGCGCGCGCGATCTTCGGCGCCGATCCGGTCGCTGAGGGCGAGATCGTCTTCGACGGCAGGCCGATCTCGGGCGAGCCTGATATCGCCGCTCGTCGCGGCATCGCGCTGATCCCCGAGAGCCGCAAGAGCGAAGGTCTCGCGCTGCTGCGCTCGGTCGGCGACAATCTCGTCGTATCTGCACTGAAGAAGCTGTTTCCGAGCGGGCTCTACGATCCACGCGGCGCGCAGCGCACCGCAGACGGGCTGATCCGGCAACTGCGGATCGCAACGCCGACGGCGCGCCAGACGGTGGGCCTGCTGTCGGGCGGCAATCAGCAGAAGGTCGTGATCGGCAAGTGGCTGGCGGCCGGCGCGAAGCTGTTCATTTTCGACGAGCCGACGCGCGGCATCGACGTCGGCGCCAAGTCCGAGATCTTCGCGCTGATCGACCGGCTGGTCGCCGAGGGCGCCGCAGCCCTGATGATCTCGTCCGAGCAGATCGAGATCTGCCACGTCTGCGACCGCGCCTACGTCATGCGGGACGGGCGCATTGCCGGACACCTGTCACGCAGCGAGCTGACCGAGGAGAATATCGTGCGACTGGGGATGCATGATGAGTGA
- a CDS encoding YciI family protein — MLFAIHALDRSDALPVRLANYDAHKAYLGDSSRLAVTIVMSGPLVSDDGSKMIGSLFLVEAPGRAEVEAFNRADPFAAAGIWEKVTITGFLRRQG, encoded by the coding sequence ATGCTTTTCGCCATCCACGCCCTCGATCGGTCCGATGCGCTGCCGGTCCGACTTGCCAACTATGACGCGCACAAGGCTTATCTCGGCGACAGCTCTCGCCTCGCGGTCACGATCGTGATGTCCGGCCCGCTCGTCTCCGACGATGGTTCGAAGATGATCGGAAGCCTGTTCCTGGTCGAAGCCCCCGGTCGTGCCGAGGTCGAAGCGTTCAATCGCGCCGACCCCTTTGCCGCAGCAGGCATCTGGGAAAAGGTTACGATCACCGGGTTCTTGCGACGCCAAGGGTGA